Proteins encoded together in one Coffea arabica cultivar ET-39 chromosome 2c, Coffea Arabica ET-39 HiFi, whole genome shotgun sequence window:
- the LOC113725944 gene encoding uncharacterized protein isoform X1 — MRASKPWWWLLKKRLAIFDGGTCGAKMKPLPFMVVICTLMLFVVYRTTNYQYRQTEMESRLRPFFMLKDSGIPTTSLNALPRGIIEARSDLELKPLWSSDSSRKELNTPSSQCLLAIPVGIKQKHNVDRIVQKFLPENFTIVLFHYDGNVDGWWNLEWSKKAIHMVAFNQTKWWFAKRFLHPAVVSAYDYIFLWDEDLGVEHFCPRRYLEIVKAEGLEISQPALDPNSTGIHHRITIRQRSKKFHQRVYETRGSTKCSDASDGPPCAGFVEGMAPVFSRAAWHCSWHLIQSDLVHGWGMDMKLGYCAQGDRTKNVGVVDSEYIVHQSIQTLGGKSAKKTSIAGGSTKRHEVDVRSEVRHWITDVLLSSVRRQSTSELQTFEDRWERAIKEDRYWVDPYKGSQRRRRRYSRRRHHKA; from the exons ATGAGGGCATCTAAACCATGGTGGTGGCTGCTGAAAAAAAGGCTCGCTATATTTGATGGG GGAACATGTGGAGCAAAGATGAAACCACTGCCATTTATGGTAGTTATCTGTACATTAATGTTGTTCGTGGTGTATAGGACCACCAATTATCAGTACCGACAAACAGAG ATGGAGTCAAGATTAAGGCCTTTTTTTATGCTAAAG GATTCTGGTATACCTACTACGAGTTTGAATGCATTACCTCGTGGCATCATTGAGGCCAGATCGGATCTAGAGTTAAAGCCTCTATGGTCAAGCGATAGTTCAAGAAAAGAG CTCAATACTCCCAGTTCTCAGTGCTTATTGGCTATTCCAGTTGGTATTAAGCAGAAGCACAATGTTGATAGAATCGTACAAAAG TTTCTTCCAGAGAATTTTACAATTGTTCTTTTCCACTATGATGGCAATGTGGATGGTTGGTGGAACCTTGAATGGAGTAAGAAGGCAATACATATGGTTGCCTTCAACCAAACCAAATG GTGGTTTGCAAAGCGCTTCTTACACCCAGCTGTTGTATCTGCTTATGATTACATATTCTTGTGGGATGAAGATCTTGGGGTGGAGCATTTCTGCCCAAGAAG aTACTTGGAGATTGTAAAGGCAGAAGGACTGGAAATATCTCAGCCAGCTTTAGACCCTAATTCTACTGGTATACATCATAGAATTACAATACGACAGAGATCAAAGAAGTTTCACCA AAGAGTCTATGAAACCAGAGGCAGTACGAAATGTTCGGATGCAAGTGATGGGCCACCATGTGCTGG GTTCGTGGAAGGAATGGCTCCTGTCTTTTCAAGAGCTGCGTGGCATTGTTCCTGGCACCTAATACAG aGTGATCTTGTTCATGGATGGGGAATGGACATGAAACTGGGATATTGTGCGCAG GGTGACCGCACGAAAAATGTGGGAGTGGTTGATAGTGAATATATAGTTCATCAGAGTATACAGACATTGGGAGGGAAATCTGCCAAAAAG ACCTCAATTGCTGGAGGGTCAACAAAG aGGCATGAAGTTGATGTACGATCTGAGGTGAGGCACTGGATCACTGATGTGCTGCTTTCATCA GTTAGGAGGCAATCAACATCAGAGCTTCAGACATTTGAAGATCGGTGGGAGCGAGCCATTAAAGAGGACAGATACTGGGTGGATCCATATAAAGGAAGCCAAAGAAGGCGGCGGCGATACAGCAGAAGACGGCATCATAAAGCGTAG
- the LOC113725944 gene encoding uncharacterized protein isoform X3, with the protein MRASKPWWWLLKKRLAIFDGGTCGAKMKPLPFMVVICTLMLFVVYRTTNYQYRQTEMESRLRPFFMLKDSGIPTTSLNALPRGIIEARSDLELKPLWSSDSSRKELNTPSSQCLLAIPVGIKQKHNVDRIVQKFLPENFTIVLFHYDGNVDGWWNLEWSKKAIHMVAFNQTKWWFAKRFLHPAVVSAYDYIFLWDEDLGVEHFCPRRYLEIVKAEGLEISQPALDPNSTGIHHRITIRQRSKKFHQRVYETRGSTKCSDASDGPPCAGFVEGMAPVFSRAAWHCSWHLIQSDLVHGWGMDMKLGYCAQGDRTKNVGVVDSEYIVHQSIQTLGGKSAKKTSIAGGSTKRHEVDVRSEVRRQSTSELQTFEDRWERAIKEDRYWVDPYKGSQRRRRRYSRRRHHKA; encoded by the exons ATGAGGGCATCTAAACCATGGTGGTGGCTGCTGAAAAAAAGGCTCGCTATATTTGATGGG GGAACATGTGGAGCAAAGATGAAACCACTGCCATTTATGGTAGTTATCTGTACATTAATGTTGTTCGTGGTGTATAGGACCACCAATTATCAGTACCGACAAACAGAG ATGGAGTCAAGATTAAGGCCTTTTTTTATGCTAAAG GATTCTGGTATACCTACTACGAGTTTGAATGCATTACCTCGTGGCATCATTGAGGCCAGATCGGATCTAGAGTTAAAGCCTCTATGGTCAAGCGATAGTTCAAGAAAAGAG CTCAATACTCCCAGTTCTCAGTGCTTATTGGCTATTCCAGTTGGTATTAAGCAGAAGCACAATGTTGATAGAATCGTACAAAAG TTTCTTCCAGAGAATTTTACAATTGTTCTTTTCCACTATGATGGCAATGTGGATGGTTGGTGGAACCTTGAATGGAGTAAGAAGGCAATACATATGGTTGCCTTCAACCAAACCAAATG GTGGTTTGCAAAGCGCTTCTTACACCCAGCTGTTGTATCTGCTTATGATTACATATTCTTGTGGGATGAAGATCTTGGGGTGGAGCATTTCTGCCCAAGAAG aTACTTGGAGATTGTAAAGGCAGAAGGACTGGAAATATCTCAGCCAGCTTTAGACCCTAATTCTACTGGTATACATCATAGAATTACAATACGACAGAGATCAAAGAAGTTTCACCA AAGAGTCTATGAAACCAGAGGCAGTACGAAATGTTCGGATGCAAGTGATGGGCCACCATGTGCTGG GTTCGTGGAAGGAATGGCTCCTGTCTTTTCAAGAGCTGCGTGGCATTGTTCCTGGCACCTAATACAG aGTGATCTTGTTCATGGATGGGGAATGGACATGAAACTGGGATATTGTGCGCAG GGTGACCGCACGAAAAATGTGGGAGTGGTTGATAGTGAATATATAGTTCATCAGAGTATACAGACATTGGGAGGGAAATCTGCCAAAAAG ACCTCAATTGCTGGAGGGTCAACAAAG aGGCATGAAGTTGATGTACGATCTGAG GTTAGGAGGCAATCAACATCAGAGCTTCAGACATTTGAAGATCGGTGGGAGCGAGCCATTAAAGAGGACAGATACTGGGTGGATCCATATAAAGGAAGCCAAAGAAGGCGGCGGCGATACAGCAGAAGACGGCATCATAAAGCGTAG
- the LOC113725944 gene encoding uncharacterized protein isoform X5, with protein sequence MKPLPFMVVICTLMLFVVYRTTNYQYRQTEMESRLRPFFMLKDSGIPTTSLNALPRGIIEARSDLELKPLWSSDSSRKELNTPSSQCLLAIPVGIKQKHNVDRIVQKFLPENFTIVLFHYDGNVDGWWNLEWSKKAIHMVAFNQTKWWFAKRFLHPAVVSAYDYIFLWDEDLGVEHFCPRRYLEIVKAEGLEISQPALDPNSTGIHHRITIRQRSKKFHQRVYETRGSTKCSDASDGPPCAGFVEGMAPVFSRAAWHCSWHLIQSDLVHGWGMDMKLGYCAQGDRTKNVGVVDSEYIVHQSIQTLGGKSAKKTSIAGGSTKRHEVDVRSEVRHWITDVLLSSVRRQSTSELQTFEDRWERAIKEDRYWVDPYKGSQRRRRRYSRRRHHKA encoded by the exons ATGAAACCACTGCCATTTATGGTAGTTATCTGTACATTAATGTTGTTCGTGGTGTATAGGACCACCAATTATCAGTACCGACAAACAGAG ATGGAGTCAAGATTAAGGCCTTTTTTTATGCTAAAG GATTCTGGTATACCTACTACGAGTTTGAATGCATTACCTCGTGGCATCATTGAGGCCAGATCGGATCTAGAGTTAAAGCCTCTATGGTCAAGCGATAGTTCAAGAAAAGAG CTCAATACTCCCAGTTCTCAGTGCTTATTGGCTATTCCAGTTGGTATTAAGCAGAAGCACAATGTTGATAGAATCGTACAAAAG TTTCTTCCAGAGAATTTTACAATTGTTCTTTTCCACTATGATGGCAATGTGGATGGTTGGTGGAACCTTGAATGGAGTAAGAAGGCAATACATATGGTTGCCTTCAACCAAACCAAATG GTGGTTTGCAAAGCGCTTCTTACACCCAGCTGTTGTATCTGCTTATGATTACATATTCTTGTGGGATGAAGATCTTGGGGTGGAGCATTTCTGCCCAAGAAG aTACTTGGAGATTGTAAAGGCAGAAGGACTGGAAATATCTCAGCCAGCTTTAGACCCTAATTCTACTGGTATACATCATAGAATTACAATACGACAGAGATCAAAGAAGTTTCACCA AAGAGTCTATGAAACCAGAGGCAGTACGAAATGTTCGGATGCAAGTGATGGGCCACCATGTGCTGG GTTCGTGGAAGGAATGGCTCCTGTCTTTTCAAGAGCTGCGTGGCATTGTTCCTGGCACCTAATACAG aGTGATCTTGTTCATGGATGGGGAATGGACATGAAACTGGGATATTGTGCGCAG GGTGACCGCACGAAAAATGTGGGAGTGGTTGATAGTGAATATATAGTTCATCAGAGTATACAGACATTGGGAGGGAAATCTGCCAAAAAG ACCTCAATTGCTGGAGGGTCAACAAAG aGGCATGAAGTTGATGTACGATCTGAGGTGAGGCACTGGATCACTGATGTGCTGCTTTCATCA GTTAGGAGGCAATCAACATCAGAGCTTCAGACATTTGAAGATCGGTGGGAGCGAGCCATTAAAGAGGACAGATACTGGGTGGATCCATATAAAGGAAGCCAAAGAAGGCGGCGGCGATACAGCAGAAGACGGCATCATAAAGCGTAG
- the LOC113725944 gene encoding uncharacterized protein isoform X4, giving the protein MRASKPWWWLLKKRLAIFDGGTCGAKMKPLPFMVVICTLMLFVVYRTTNYQYRQTEDSGIPTTSLNALPRGIIEARSDLELKPLWSSDSSRKELNTPSSQCLLAIPVGIKQKHNVDRIVQKFLPENFTIVLFHYDGNVDGWWNLEWSKKAIHMVAFNQTKWWFAKRFLHPAVVSAYDYIFLWDEDLGVEHFCPRRYLEIVKAEGLEISQPALDPNSTGIHHRITIRQRSKKFHQRVYETRGSTKCSDASDGPPCAGFVEGMAPVFSRAAWHCSWHLIQSDLVHGWGMDMKLGYCAQGDRTKNVGVVDSEYIVHQSIQTLGGKSAKKTSIAGGSTKRHEVDVRSEVRHWITDVLLSSVRRQSTSELQTFEDRWERAIKEDRYWVDPYKGSQRRRRRYSRRRHHKA; this is encoded by the exons ATGAGGGCATCTAAACCATGGTGGTGGCTGCTGAAAAAAAGGCTCGCTATATTTGATGGG GGAACATGTGGAGCAAAGATGAAACCACTGCCATTTATGGTAGTTATCTGTACATTAATGTTGTTCGTGGTGTATAGGACCACCAATTATCAGTACCGACAAACAGAG GATTCTGGTATACCTACTACGAGTTTGAATGCATTACCTCGTGGCATCATTGAGGCCAGATCGGATCTAGAGTTAAAGCCTCTATGGTCAAGCGATAGTTCAAGAAAAGAG CTCAATACTCCCAGTTCTCAGTGCTTATTGGCTATTCCAGTTGGTATTAAGCAGAAGCACAATGTTGATAGAATCGTACAAAAG TTTCTTCCAGAGAATTTTACAATTGTTCTTTTCCACTATGATGGCAATGTGGATGGTTGGTGGAACCTTGAATGGAGTAAGAAGGCAATACATATGGTTGCCTTCAACCAAACCAAATG GTGGTTTGCAAAGCGCTTCTTACACCCAGCTGTTGTATCTGCTTATGATTACATATTCTTGTGGGATGAAGATCTTGGGGTGGAGCATTTCTGCCCAAGAAG aTACTTGGAGATTGTAAAGGCAGAAGGACTGGAAATATCTCAGCCAGCTTTAGACCCTAATTCTACTGGTATACATCATAGAATTACAATACGACAGAGATCAAAGAAGTTTCACCA AAGAGTCTATGAAACCAGAGGCAGTACGAAATGTTCGGATGCAAGTGATGGGCCACCATGTGCTGG GTTCGTGGAAGGAATGGCTCCTGTCTTTTCAAGAGCTGCGTGGCATTGTTCCTGGCACCTAATACAG aGTGATCTTGTTCATGGATGGGGAATGGACATGAAACTGGGATATTGTGCGCAG GGTGACCGCACGAAAAATGTGGGAGTGGTTGATAGTGAATATATAGTTCATCAGAGTATACAGACATTGGGAGGGAAATCTGCCAAAAAG ACCTCAATTGCTGGAGGGTCAACAAAG aGGCATGAAGTTGATGTACGATCTGAGGTGAGGCACTGGATCACTGATGTGCTGCTTTCATCA GTTAGGAGGCAATCAACATCAGAGCTTCAGACATTTGAAGATCGGTGGGAGCGAGCCATTAAAGAGGACAGATACTGGGTGGATCCATATAAAGGAAGCCAAAGAAGGCGGCGGCGATACAGCAGAAGACGGCATCATAAAGCGTAG
- the LOC113725944 gene encoding uncharacterized protein isoform X6, whose protein sequence is MKPLPFMVVICTLMLFVVYRTTNYQYRQTEDSGIPTTSLNALPRGIIEARSDLELKPLWSSDSSRKELNTPSSQCLLAIPVGIKQKHNVDRIVQKFLPENFTIVLFHYDGNVDGWWNLEWSKKAIHMVAFNQTKWWFAKRFLHPAVVSAYDYIFLWDEDLGVEHFCPRRYLEIVKAEGLEISQPALDPNSTGIHHRITIRQRSKKFHQRVYETRGSTKCSDASDGPPCAGFVEGMAPVFSRAAWHCSWHLIQSDLVHGWGMDMKLGYCAQGDRTKNVGVVDSEYIVHQSIQTLGGKSAKKTSIAGGSTKRHEVDVRSEVRHWITDVLLSSVRRQSTSELQTFEDRWERAIKEDRYWVDPYKGSQRRRRRYSRRRHHKA, encoded by the exons ATGAAACCACTGCCATTTATGGTAGTTATCTGTACATTAATGTTGTTCGTGGTGTATAGGACCACCAATTATCAGTACCGACAAACAGAG GATTCTGGTATACCTACTACGAGTTTGAATGCATTACCTCGTGGCATCATTGAGGCCAGATCGGATCTAGAGTTAAAGCCTCTATGGTCAAGCGATAGTTCAAGAAAAGAG CTCAATACTCCCAGTTCTCAGTGCTTATTGGCTATTCCAGTTGGTATTAAGCAGAAGCACAATGTTGATAGAATCGTACAAAAG TTTCTTCCAGAGAATTTTACAATTGTTCTTTTCCACTATGATGGCAATGTGGATGGTTGGTGGAACCTTGAATGGAGTAAGAAGGCAATACATATGGTTGCCTTCAACCAAACCAAATG GTGGTTTGCAAAGCGCTTCTTACACCCAGCTGTTGTATCTGCTTATGATTACATATTCTTGTGGGATGAAGATCTTGGGGTGGAGCATTTCTGCCCAAGAAG aTACTTGGAGATTGTAAAGGCAGAAGGACTGGAAATATCTCAGCCAGCTTTAGACCCTAATTCTACTGGTATACATCATAGAATTACAATACGACAGAGATCAAAGAAGTTTCACCA AAGAGTCTATGAAACCAGAGGCAGTACGAAATGTTCGGATGCAAGTGATGGGCCACCATGTGCTGG GTTCGTGGAAGGAATGGCTCCTGTCTTTTCAAGAGCTGCGTGGCATTGTTCCTGGCACCTAATACAG aGTGATCTTGTTCATGGATGGGGAATGGACATGAAACTGGGATATTGTGCGCAG GGTGACCGCACGAAAAATGTGGGAGTGGTTGATAGTGAATATATAGTTCATCAGAGTATACAGACATTGGGAGGGAAATCTGCCAAAAAG ACCTCAATTGCTGGAGGGTCAACAAAG aGGCATGAAGTTGATGTACGATCTGAGGTGAGGCACTGGATCACTGATGTGCTGCTTTCATCA GTTAGGAGGCAATCAACATCAGAGCTTCAGACATTTGAAGATCGGTGGGAGCGAGCCATTAAAGAGGACAGATACTGGGTGGATCCATATAAAGGAAGCCAAAGAAGGCGGCGGCGATACAGCAGAAGACGGCATCATAAAGCGTAG
- the LOC113725944 gene encoding uncharacterized protein isoform X2: MRASKPWWWLLKKRLAIFDGGTCGAKMKPLPFMVVICTLMLFVVYRTTNYQYRQTEMESRLRPFFMLKDSGIPTTSLNALPRGIIEARSDLELKPLWSSDSSRKELNTPSSQCLLAIPVGIKQKHNVDRIVQKFLPENFTIVLFHYDGNVDGWWNLEWSKKAIHMVAFNQTKWWFAKRFLHPAVVSAYDYIFLWDEDLGVEHFCPRRYLEIVKAEGLEISQPALDPNSTGIHHRITIRQRSKKFHQRVYETRGSTKCSDASDGPPCAGFVEGMAPVFSRAAWHCSWHLIQSDLVHGWGMDMKLGYCAQGDRTKNVGVVDSEYIVHQSIQTLGGKSAKKVIYLFTSFSFLLMYEVVISWHGYTYATILHATAHINTKSLTFLILFRGRKFWSLISYFIIDISLLRCLNCS; the protein is encoded by the exons ATGAGGGCATCTAAACCATGGTGGTGGCTGCTGAAAAAAAGGCTCGCTATATTTGATGGG GGAACATGTGGAGCAAAGATGAAACCACTGCCATTTATGGTAGTTATCTGTACATTAATGTTGTTCGTGGTGTATAGGACCACCAATTATCAGTACCGACAAACAGAG ATGGAGTCAAGATTAAGGCCTTTTTTTATGCTAAAG GATTCTGGTATACCTACTACGAGTTTGAATGCATTACCTCGTGGCATCATTGAGGCCAGATCGGATCTAGAGTTAAAGCCTCTATGGTCAAGCGATAGTTCAAGAAAAGAG CTCAATACTCCCAGTTCTCAGTGCTTATTGGCTATTCCAGTTGGTATTAAGCAGAAGCACAATGTTGATAGAATCGTACAAAAG TTTCTTCCAGAGAATTTTACAATTGTTCTTTTCCACTATGATGGCAATGTGGATGGTTGGTGGAACCTTGAATGGAGTAAGAAGGCAATACATATGGTTGCCTTCAACCAAACCAAATG GTGGTTTGCAAAGCGCTTCTTACACCCAGCTGTTGTATCTGCTTATGATTACATATTCTTGTGGGATGAAGATCTTGGGGTGGAGCATTTCTGCCCAAGAAG aTACTTGGAGATTGTAAAGGCAGAAGGACTGGAAATATCTCAGCCAGCTTTAGACCCTAATTCTACTGGTATACATCATAGAATTACAATACGACAGAGATCAAAGAAGTTTCACCA AAGAGTCTATGAAACCAGAGGCAGTACGAAATGTTCGGATGCAAGTGATGGGCCACCATGTGCTGG GTTCGTGGAAGGAATGGCTCCTGTCTTTTCAAGAGCTGCGTGGCATTGTTCCTGGCACCTAATACAG aGTGATCTTGTTCATGGATGGGGAATGGACATGAAACTGGGATATTGTGCGCAG GGTGACCGCACGAAAAATGTGGGAGTGGTTGATAGTGAATATATAGTTCATCAGAGTATACAGACATTGGGAGGGAAATCTGCCAAAAAGGTGATCTACCTATTCActtccttctcttttcttttaatgtACGAGGTTGTTATTTCATGGCATGGCTACACATATGCGACCATTTTACATGCTACAGCTCACATCAATACTAAGTCACTAACTTTTCTAATTCTGTTTAGGGGGCGGAAGTTTTGGTCCTTGATAAGCTACTTCATTATTGATATTTCACTTCTTAGATGTTTAAATTGCAGCTAA